From the genome of Candidatus Methylopumilus turicensis, one region includes:
- the ispE gene encoding 4-(cytidine 5'-diphospho)-2-C-methyl-D-erythritol kinase, translating to MANLRKNTILSKQLLDLGYQAFLAPAKINLFLHITGRRDDGYHLLQSVFQLVDLYDSVFLKVREDGLITRVTEHANVPADQDLCVKAARLLQMQTQCSLGVDIGLIKNIPMGGGLGGGSSDAATVLIALNHLWHLGLSRKVLMELSLTLGADVPFFIFGKNAWVEGIGEKMQAIPLPTATYVIVTPKVHVSTPEIFSTEELTRNTFPTTIAAFSKMLNSMQIGKEKQSLVFEHENQHFHNDLEAVVVQKYPVVKACLNWLNQFSQARMSGSGASVFVAVKDLAEANNFVKTAPKEIANTEIFCVAALGLSQHPLYNLVPVL from the coding sequence ATGGCAAACTTAAGAAAAAATACAATATTAAGCAAACAATTGCTGGATCTTGGCTATCAAGCTTTTTTAGCGCCCGCAAAAATTAATTTATTTTTGCATATTACTGGCCGCCGCGATGATGGCTACCACTTGCTACAAAGTGTATTTCAACTCGTCGATTTATATGATTCTGTTTTTCTAAAAGTACGTGAAGATGGCCTCATTACTCGCGTTACTGAACATGCCAATGTGCCAGCAGATCAAGATTTATGCGTAAAAGCGGCCAGACTCCTACAGATGCAAACTCAATGCAGTTTGGGCGTTGATATTGGTCTAATAAAAAACATTCCAATGGGCGGTGGCTTGGGTGGCGGAAGTTCAGATGCTGCAACCGTTTTGATAGCATTAAACCATCTTTGGCACTTGGGCCTCAGCCGAAAAGTATTAATGGAATTGAGCTTAACACTTGGCGCCGATGTACCTTTTTTTATTTTCGGAAAAAACGCTTGGGTAGAAGGTATCGGCGAAAAAATGCAGGCTATTCCCCTGCCAACCGCTACTTATGTGATTGTGACACCCAAAGTACACGTTTCCACGCCTGAAATTTTTAGCACTGAGGAATTGACAAGAAACACGTTTCCCACGACAATAGCGGCCTTTTCCAAGATGCTGAATTCGATGCAAATCGGTAAAGAAAAACAAAGCCTAGTGTTTGAACATGAAAACCAACATTTTCATAACGATCTCGAAGCAGTGGTTGTTCAGAAATATCCAGTCGTAAAGGCTTGTCTCAATTGGTTAAATCAATTCTCACAAGCACGAATGAGTGGTTCTGGAGCATCAGTTTTTGTGGCAGTTAAGGATTTAGCTGAGGCAAATAATTTTGTCAAAACCGCGCCAAAAGAGATTGCGAATACTGAAATATTTTGTGTAGCGGCACTCGGATTATCACAGCATCCGCTGTATAATTTGGTTCCTGTACTTTAG
- the lolB gene encoding lipoprotein insertase outer membrane protein LolB — protein MPLFQVSCASLLLLMSGALISSCATVRPTPSTPNHQPSYSSISETPIVPAQAQRHQANLLPVVDFKINGRMGVQSQGYGVSGNIHWIHTKENDVIDLYSPLGSKMAAIVKNTNGAILTSSDGKTIRAEDAETLTALTLGWRLPLSKLSDWIVGRPAQGAVSGVAWDEKGQVSRFNQDGWEISYLQYQSEIQPALPSKINLRNPKMNVRILIESWDITPQTLSTPDNNSAQTH, from the coding sequence ATGCCCCTGTTCCAGGTTTCATGCGCCAGTCTTCTTTTGTTGATGTCTGGCGCATTAATTTCTAGTTGTGCAACGGTGCGCCCAACACCATCAACCCCTAATCACCAACCCAGTTATTCATCAATATCAGAAACACCAATCGTTCCAGCCCAAGCGCAACGCCACCAAGCGAATTTGTTGCCTGTCGTCGACTTTAAAATCAATGGAAGAATGGGTGTTCAAAGCCAAGGCTACGGTGTTTCTGGCAACATTCATTGGATACACACAAAAGAAAATGATGTGATCGATTTATATTCACCGCTTGGAAGTAAAATGGCCGCCATTGTAAAAAATACTAACGGCGCCATCTTAACCTCATCAGACGGCAAAACGATCAGAGCTGAGGACGCAGAGACCCTCACTGCATTAACATTAGGCTGGCGCTTACCATTATCGAAACTATCCGACTGGATTGTTGGACGTCCGGCCCAAGGGGCCGTTTCTGGGGTTGCTTGGGATGAAAAAGGTCAAGTCAGCAGATTTAATCAGGACGGATGGGAAATTAGCTACCTGCAATATCAGAGCGAAATCCAGCCAGCCTTGCCGAGTAAAATTAATCTTCGCAATCCAAAAATGAATGTACGCATTCTGATTGAAAGCTGGGATATTACGCCGCAAACACTCTCAACTCCAGATAACAACTCTGCGCAAACGCACTAG
- a CDS encoding tetratricopeptide repeat protein — translation MLKNSNLLLNFKKKSLLVAISIGLYSITLAPCAISAEAASKPVQTEANAEFVFKYLAAEVAGQKGELGISTQLFYDLAKSSRDVRLAERAAKVAMYSKNAQAALETAKLWVELDANSTEAQQTAAQIYVINGDLIAAKPLLQKLLENTETQSNSFLYLNNLFSHQANRSAVLQLVQDLAAPYPQLAEAHFTLAQAAFQADNLALALTESARANQLKPHWEIAAIQQADILYTTSPEQAIGFYRNFLNDNADANDARLNLARMLIKQSRFNEAKPELVKLTKLAPQNPEILVVVGLLFVQSNQFNDAEKYFLQALDSEIKNKDPIYLYLGQIAEKNKNDTEAINWYNKVQQRASNTSAPQNDHYLDAKLSAANVIARSQGADIAIKMLDDLENLSDIQLAQVITAQANILAQSKRYQESYELLGKAVANMPNTNELIYEYAMAAERVQQYSVLETQLRLLIKIKPNFVQAYNALGYSFADRNVKLEEANKLIAKALELSPGDHYIMDSMGWVQYRLGNLDKAYEFLNKAYNLQNDSEIAAHLGEVLWKQGKHDEANKIWDEGIKASPQNEVILKTIKKFKP, via the coding sequence ATGCTAAAAAACTCAAATTTATTGCTTAATTTCAAAAAAAAATCACTGCTTGTAGCGATTTCAATTGGACTTTATTCGATAACACTAGCCCCTTGTGCTATTTCTGCTGAGGCAGCATCTAAGCCAGTACAAACCGAAGCGAATGCCGAGTTCGTCTTTAAGTACTTGGCAGCGGAGGTTGCCGGACAAAAAGGTGAGTTAGGCATTTCAACCCAGCTTTTCTATGACCTTGCGAAATCGAGTCGAGATGTTCGTTTAGCTGAGCGCGCAGCAAAAGTAGCCATGTACAGTAAAAATGCCCAAGCCGCTTTAGAAACAGCCAAACTTTGGGTTGAGCTGGATGCCAACTCCACAGAAGCGCAGCAAACGGCGGCACAAATTTATGTCATTAATGGTGATTTAATTGCTGCCAAACCACTTTTGCAAAAACTGCTTGAAAATACAGAAACGCAAAGCAACAGCTTTTTATATCTGAATAATTTGTTTTCACACCAAGCGAATCGAAGTGCTGTCTTGCAATTAGTGCAGGATCTGGCAGCCCCCTATCCGCAGTTAGCAGAAGCGCACTTCACTTTGGCACAAGCTGCATTTCAAGCCGACAATCTTGCGCTGGCACTTACAGAGTCCGCTCGAGCAAATCAATTAAAACCCCATTGGGAAATTGCTGCGATTCAACAGGCCGACATTCTCTACACCACCTCACCAGAACAAGCGATTGGTTTCTATCGCAATTTTCTAAATGACAATGCTGATGCAAATGATGCGCGCCTGAATTTGGCAAGGATGTTGATTAAGCAATCTCGTTTCAATGAGGCTAAACCCGAGTTAGTTAAATTAACCAAACTTGCGCCTCAAAATCCCGAGATTTTGGTCGTTGTTGGGCTTTTATTTGTCCAAAGCAATCAATTCAACGATGCTGAAAAGTATTTCTTACAAGCACTTGATAGCGAAATCAAAAATAAGGACCCCATTTATCTATACTTAGGTCAAATTGCTGAGAAAAACAAAAACGATACTGAAGCAATCAATTGGTATAACAAGGTTCAACAGCGGGCAAGCAATACAAGTGCTCCGCAAAATGATCATTATTTAGATGCAAAATTAAGCGCAGCCAATGTCATCGCTCGTAGTCAAGGTGCTGATATCGCGATTAAGATGTTGGATGACCTCGAGAATTTGAGTGATATTCAATTAGCACAAGTCATTACAGCACAAGCCAACATATTGGCCCAATCAAAACGCTACCAGGAATCTTATGAGTTATTAGGCAAAGCGGTTGCCAACATGCCCAATACTAATGAACTGATTTATGAATATGCGATGGCTGCAGAGCGCGTTCAACAATACAGCGTGCTAGAAACGCAATTGCGTTTGCTGATTAAAATTAAACCAAACTTTGTTCAAGCCTACAATGCACTCGGCTATTCGTTTGCAGACCGAAACGTTAAACTTGAAGAAGCAAACAAACTGATTGCAAAAGCTTTAGAACTTAGCCCAGGTGATCATTACATTATGGACAGTATGGGCTGGGTACAATACCGATTAGGTAATCTTGATAAGGCTTATGAGTTCTTAAACAAAGCCTACAACTTACAGAACGATAGCGAAATTGCAGCGCATTTAGGTGAAGTGCTTTGGAAACAAGGCAAGCACGATGAAGCGAACAAAATATGGGATGAAGGCATAAAAGCAAGCCCTCAAAATGAAGTAATTCTTAAAACGATTAAGAAATTTAAGCCTTAG
- a CDS encoding ABC transporter ATP-binding protein, with product MTTLTVEANNLTRIYGGREAVSDVSFTLSKGEVLGFLGPNGAGKSTTMKMLTGNLAPSKGSVQICGVDMIENPKEAKALIGYLPETPPLYREFTVDEFLAIAARLHGVSGKHIKTAVQRAKERCGLTEMSKRLIENLSKGYQQRVGIAQAIIHNPMVVILDEPTVGLDPIQIRDIRALIKELGGEHSVILSTHILPEVEMVCDHVQIIDKGKLVFNGSIDILKQQRHGNKLVIGLNNAPAHGELLKVAGVESVEALPNGLISVRYAAGQMPAEALVQAAVSKGWGLHQINPDQTSLEDVFVQLTYQDAVA from the coding sequence ATGACTACTTTAACTGTTGAAGCAAACAATTTAACGCGCATTTACGGCGGCCGCGAGGCGGTCAGTGATGTCAGCTTTACTTTAAGTAAGGGCGAAGTGCTTGGTTTTCTGGGCCCTAATGGTGCTGGCAAATCAACGACCATGAAAATGCTGACTGGTAATTTAGCCCCCAGCAAAGGTAGCGTGCAAATTTGCGGCGTAGATATGATCGAAAACCCGAAAGAGGCAAAAGCGCTGATTGGGTATTTGCCAGAAACCCCCCCTTTATATCGTGAATTTACCGTTGATGAGTTTTTGGCTATTGCGGCGCGTCTTCATGGCGTTAGCGGCAAACACATTAAAACAGCGGTTCAGCGCGCTAAAGAGCGTTGTGGCTTAACCGAAATGAGCAAGCGCTTGATTGAAAACTTATCTAAAGGTTACCAACAGCGTGTTGGGATTGCACAAGCGATTATTCACAACCCCATGGTGGTGATTTTGGATGAGCCAACCGTTGGTTTAGATCCAATTCAGATTCGTGACATCCGTGCGCTAATTAAAGAGCTCGGTGGTGAGCATAGTGTCATTCTTTCGACGCACATTCTTCCTGAGGTTGAGATGGTTTGTGATCATGTACAAATTATCGACAAAGGTAAGTTGGTGTTTAACGGTTCAATCGATATTCTTAAACAGCAACGTCACGGTAATAAATTAGTCATCGGTTTAAATAACGCGCCAGCGCATGGCGAGTTGCTGAAGGTGGCGGGGGTTGAGTCAGTTGAAGCGCTACCAAATGGATTAATAAGCGTTCGCTATGCAGCAGGTCAAATGCCAGCGGAAGCATTGGTTCAAGCGGCTGTTTCAAAAGGTTGGGGTTTGCATCAAATTAATCCAGACCAAACTAGTCTTGAAGACGTATTCGTACAATTGACTTACCAAGACGCTGTCGCTTAA
- a CDS encoding ABC transporter permease: MILKVARKELKSVFASPMGWVILALLQFGFGTYFLNGVNEYFEVMSGAIRPAERTGVTMFIGQSVFGLASFVMLFSVPLLSMRLISEERRSNTLTFLFSAPLSLTEIVLGKFIGLVSFLSILVMMIAVMLCTLNAWADVDFGYLFSNVLGLWLLVASFSAMGLYFSSLTAQPVVAAIITFIALFGLLIVDRFLTGDETSVVNYLSLMHHFQPFARGLIDTADIAYFLLFIITFLTLTVRRLDADRLRG, encoded by the coding sequence ATGATTTTAAAAGTCGCAAGAAAAGAGCTTAAAAGCGTATTTGCCTCTCCAATGGGCTGGGTGATTTTGGCACTGCTGCAATTTGGGTTTGGTACTTATTTTTTAAATGGAGTGAATGAGTATTTTGAAGTCATGTCTGGCGCAATTCGCCCAGCAGAGCGCACTGGTGTGACCATGTTTATTGGACAGAGTGTATTCGGGTTGGCTTCTTTCGTGATGCTTTTCTCTGTTCCCCTACTTTCAATGCGCTTAATTAGCGAAGAGCGCCGAAGCAATACATTAACCTTTTTATTCAGTGCGCCATTGTCATTAACCGAAATCGTGCTTGGTAAATTCATTGGACTGGTCTCGTTCTTAAGTATTTTGGTGATGATGATTGCCGTCATGCTTTGCACACTTAACGCTTGGGCAGATGTTGACTTTGGCTACTTATTTTCAAATGTGCTTGGTCTTTGGTTATTAGTGGCGAGTTTTTCTGCAATGGGGCTTTATTTTTCTAGCCTTACTGCTCAGCCAGTGGTTGCAGCGATCATCACGTTCATTGCGCTATTTGGTCTGCTCATCGTCGATCGCTTTTTAACGGGGGATGAAACAAGCGTAGTGAACTATCTTTCGCTCATGCATCACTTCCAGCCTTTTGCACGCGGACTAATTGATACGGCCGATATTGCCTATTTCTTACTATTTATCATTACATTCTTAACACTAACGGTGCGTCGTCTTGATGCCGACCGTCTTCGTGGCTAA
- a CDS encoding GldG family protein — translation MKINHKLRLQLLMQNSFFVILFLVLVSLVGYLSREYHVARDITQSNRNILTEGSINVLKQMKGDVNVTVFASEDNTAHGENYRKGVRDFISRFQRTKPNIHVAFVSPAAQPKLAQEAGIKAEGELVVEYQKRSEHLLPPYAEQEMTNLLVRLSRSHEKPVMYLDGHSERNLIGVKNNDLGGFGEQLQKKGFKLFNPDLTIAQDVPMNGSMLVIASPQVNVGAVEVQKIKRYLDNGGNLLWLLDDNNLHGLDEIANYIGLEVSKGMVIDGSASQYGVDPKFAFASQYGEHAITKNFMLRTMFPEARKVTAYGTDANGWKVSNIIDVAPNGWLENNPKELDAKASKAVFDEKEDVKGPTNIAVALDRIYGKKGQRVVVVGNANFLSNTHITSESNLDLGLNMVNWLAGDDSLITIQPKPLKDMNVTIPQSGWGHFWAMIVFMPIFGVSFGLFQIIIPLALLVTGVVLWWKRRKA, via the coding sequence ATGAAAATTAATCACAAACTGCGTTTGCAATTGCTCATGCAAAATAGTTTTTTTGTTATTTTGTTTTTGGTCTTGGTGTCTCTAGTTGGCTACTTAAGCCGTGAATATCATGTGGCCCGCGACATCACGCAAAGCAATCGTAATATTTTGACCGAAGGCAGTATCAACGTACTCAAGCAAATGAAGGGTGATGTGAATGTCACCGTATTTGCCTCAGAAGATAATACGGCGCATGGCGAAAACTATCGTAAAGGCGTGCGTGACTTTATTTCGCGCTTCCAGCGCACAAAGCCTAATATTCATGTGGCCTTTGTAAGTCCAGCTGCACAGCCAAAACTTGCACAAGAGGCCGGCATTAAAGCCGAAGGTGAGTTGGTGGTTGAATACCAAAAGCGTAGCGAGCACTTATTGCCGCCATACGCTGAGCAAGAAATGACCAATTTGTTGGTGCGTCTGTCCAGAAGCCATGAAAAGCCTGTGATGTATTTGGATGGGCATAGTGAGCGTAATTTGATCGGTGTCAAAAACAATGACCTTGGCGGGTTCGGCGAGCAATTGCAGAAGAAAGGATTTAAACTATTTAATCCTGATTTAACGATTGCTCAGGACGTTCCGATGAATGGCTCTATGTTGGTCATTGCTAGCCCACAGGTGAATGTCGGTGCAGTTGAAGTGCAAAAAATTAAACGATATCTGGATAATGGTGGCAATTTGCTTTGGTTGTTGGATGACAATAATTTGCATGGTTTAGATGAGATTGCAAATTACATCGGCTTAGAAGTGTCCAAAGGTATGGTGATCGATGGCTCCGCTTCGCAATACGGTGTTGATCCTAAATTCGCATTTGCGAGCCAGTATGGTGAGCATGCCATTACTAAAAACTTCATGTTACGCACGATGTTTCCGGAAGCCAGGAAAGTGACTGCTTATGGTACTGATGCGAATGGCTGGAAAGTCAGCAATATTATCGATGTTGCGCCAAATGGTTGGTTGGAAAACAACCCCAAAGAATTGGATGCTAAAGCATCTAAAGCAGTATTTGATGAAAAAGAAGACGTTAAGGGGCCGACTAATATTGCTGTCGCTCTAGATCGTATTTATGGCAAAAAAGGGCAGCGTGTCGTGGTTGTGGGTAACGCTAACTTTCTCTCTAATACTCACATTACCAGTGAATCCAATCTCGACTTGGGTTTAAATATGGTGAACTGGTTGGCGGGTGATGATAGCTTGATTACTATTCAACCTAAGCCACTGAAGGATATGAACGTGACAATTCCTCAATCAGGCTGGGGTCACTTTTGGGCAATGATTGTTTTTATGCCGATTTTCGGTGTTTCGTTCGGTTTATTCCAAATTATTATTCCGTTAGCGCTATTAGTGACTGGCGTCGTTTTATGGTGGAAGCGTCGCAAAGCTTAA
- a CDS encoding DUF4340 domain-containing protein, which produces MKSRWLVNVLLLLIVLGVGAFIKFRPQQEIVKATSYEVSSLKLSSFNNVSVEFPTKAPIAFEKVDGYWYIAKPYKARADQMLVMRILSLVAAKSAQKFPATDLAQFGLDQPKLKLKFDDAEFVFGTFNPVTSEQYVAHDNHVYLLPVSYAESAQSPLEEYLDKTPFKPTEQKKIVGFDLSHLEQWEEVRLNVDLIDGKWTASPAKAKPTQKEMNEWFDSLWRNISVQRVTSYTPDRKVAYPSFEVKLSDGHKVHFDKIQESPELLLGRPDEGMMYHVPPDIGFSLLNPPVNLGK; this is translated from the coding sequence ATGAAGTCACGTTGGTTAGTTAATGTGCTGCTTTTGTTGATCGTGTTGGGCGTTGGTGCGTTTATTAAATTTCGCCCCCAACAAGAGATAGTTAAGGCGACGAGTTATGAAGTATCTTCGCTTAAGCTGAGTTCGTTCAACAATGTCAGTGTTGAATTTCCTACTAAAGCCCCGATTGCTTTTGAAAAGGTGGATGGCTATTGGTACATTGCCAAACCTTACAAGGCTCGCGCTGACCAAATGTTGGTGATGCGTATTCTGTCATTGGTAGCAGCAAAAAGCGCACAAAAGTTTCCAGCTACTGATCTAGCGCAGTTTGGTCTCGATCAGCCCAAATTAAAGCTTAAGTTTGATGATGCTGAATTTGTATTTGGCACCTTCAATCCAGTGACCTCGGAGCAGTATGTTGCCCATGACAATCATGTATATTTGCTCCCAGTCAGCTACGCCGAGAGTGCTCAGTCTCCACTGGAAGAATATTTGGACAAAACGCCATTTAAACCAACGGAGCAAAAGAAAATTGTTGGTTTTGATCTCTCTCACTTAGAACAGTGGGAAGAGGTACGGTTGAATGTCGATTTGATCGATGGTAAGTGGACGGCATCTCCTGCCAAAGCAAAACCAACTCAGAAGGAAATGAATGAATGGTTTGACTCATTATGGCGCAATATCAGCGTTCAGCGTGTCACGTCATACACCCCGGATCGAAAAGTGGCTTATCCATCGTTTGAAGTGAAGCTGAGTGATGGTCACAAAGTACATTTTGATAAAATACAAGAATCGCCCGAGCTTTTATTGGGTCGTCCGGATGAAGGCATGATGTACCATGTGCCACCTGATATTGGATTTAGTTTGCTCAATCCACCCGTCAATCTCGGTAAGTAA
- the mutM gene encoding bifunctional DNA-formamidopyrimidine glycosylase/DNA-(apurinic or apyrimidinic site) lyase: MPELPEVETTMRGIAPLVDQKVSSVVIRHPTLRWPIPAHLVDTLPHAKLSRLTRRAKYILADFNDVNDGHLGTLILHLGMSGRICLLAQDEAAAKHDHFDIHFVNGQVLRLRDPRRFGAVLWVDANESLAEFALIKSLGPEPLEACFTGEYLYRQLKTKSTAIKIAIMDSHLVVGVGNIYASESLFRAKINPKTPANKVSKVKCERLVVEIKATLVAAIEAGGSSLRDFFGADGNPGYFQQTYFVYGRTDAPCRECGAPISQIKQGQRSTFYCAECQH, from the coding sequence TTGCCAGAACTCCCAGAAGTAGAAACGACCATGCGGGGCATTGCCCCCTTGGTCGATCAAAAGGTGAGTAGTGTTGTTATTCGACACCCAACCTTACGCTGGCCCATTCCAGCGCATCTTGTTGACACGCTTCCCCACGCCAAGCTTTCCAGATTAACCCGTCGCGCTAAATATATTTTGGCGGATTTTAATGATGTGAACGATGGCCATTTGGGCACTTTGATTTTGCATCTTGGGATGTCTGGCCGCATTTGTTTATTGGCACAAGATGAAGCGGCTGCGAAGCATGATCACTTTGATATTCACTTTGTGAATGGACAGGTGTTACGTTTGCGCGATCCAAGACGGTTTGGTGCTGTGCTATGGGTGGACGCCAATGAAAGCTTAGCAGAGTTTGCCTTAATTAAATCACTGGGTCCTGAGCCGCTTGAAGCCTGCTTTACGGGCGAGTATTTGTATCGTCAACTGAAAACCAAAAGTACTGCCATTAAAATCGCCATCATGGACAGTCATTTAGTCGTCGGTGTTGGCAATATCTATGCAAGTGAGTCTTTGTTTCGTGCCAAAATAAACCCCAAAACCCCTGCTAATAAAGTTAGCAAAGTAAAATGTGAGCGTTTAGTGGTGGAAATTAAAGCCACACTGGTTGCAGCGATTGAGGCGGGCGGGAGTAGTTTGCGCGATTTCTTTGGTGCAGATGGCAATCCTGGCTACTTTCAACAAACGTATTTTGTCTATGGCAGAACAGATGCGCCTTGTAGAGAGTGCGGCGCACCGATTAGTCAAATTAAACAAGGGCAACGATCGACATTTTACTGTGCGGAGTGCCAGCACTAG
- a CDS encoding sodium:solute symporter family protein, whose product MLLWLVISYWVLSVGIGLYAGTKVHTSKDFAIAGRHLPMHIVVATVFATWFGAETVLGIPAVFLKDGLNGVVADPFGSSLCLILVGLLFAAPLYRMNLITIGDFYRKRYGHVAETLTSIAIVASYLGWVGAQITALGLVFNIVSAGEISKITGMWIGSSTILIYTLFGGMWAVAITDFIQMLVIVIGMLFIGNEFSGQIGGVSVVIDHARQAGKFEFWPHANAKEIIGFFAAWITIMLGSIPQQDVFQRVQSSKTVNIAIWGSLIGGALYFLFAFVPMFLVYSATLIDPKMVAEHIDNDPQMILPTLVLQHAPLVAQVLFFGALLSAIKSCASATLLAPSVTFTENIIKPILIKRLKGARLADHVVLNYMRVVTFSFTLLVTLYAVNSEASIFSMVEKAYQVTLVMAFVPLACGVYWKKANNQGALLSIFLGVVTWLTLLTVGPDDPFIPAQLAGLMASGVGMLVGSLLPKYIKDPPKEHQHDFLHEHAAQIHRH is encoded by the coding sequence TTGCTCCTTTGGTTGGTCATTAGCTACTGGGTACTCTCTGTTGGCATCGGCCTTTATGCTGGTACTAAAGTGCATACATCAAAAGACTTTGCGATCGCAGGCCGACACCTTCCCATGCACATTGTTGTCGCCACAGTATTTGCAACGTGGTTTGGTGCTGAAACGGTCCTCGGCATTCCAGCCGTATTCTTAAAAGATGGCTTAAATGGGGTTGTTGCTGATCCTTTTGGATCATCCCTGTGTTTAATTTTAGTCGGCTTGTTATTTGCTGCGCCGCTTTACCGCATGAACCTCATCACCATTGGCGATTTCTATCGAAAACGATATGGCCACGTCGCTGAAACACTCACTTCAATCGCAATTGTCGCCTCTTATCTCGGCTGGGTTGGTGCCCAAATTACGGCCTTAGGCTTAGTATTTAATATCGTTTCAGCAGGGGAAATCAGCAAAATAACTGGCATGTGGATAGGCTCTAGCACCATTCTCATTTACACGCTTTTTGGTGGGATGTGGGCAGTTGCGATTACTGACTTTATTCAAATGCTCGTGATAGTTATCGGCATGTTATTTATTGGCAATGAATTCAGCGGACAAATTGGCGGGGTGTCTGTTGTGATTGACCATGCAAGACAGGCAGGAAAGTTTGAGTTTTGGCCTCATGCGAATGCTAAGGAAATAATTGGATTCTTTGCCGCGTGGATCACCATTATGCTGGGTTCAATACCACAACAGGATGTGTTTCAACGCGTCCAGTCTTCCAAAACAGTCAACATTGCAATATGGGGCTCCCTGATAGGAGGTGCTCTTTATTTTTTATTTGCCTTTGTGCCAATGTTCTTAGTTTACTCAGCCACACTTATCGACCCTAAAATGGTAGCTGAGCATATTGATAATGACCCACAAATGATCTTACCCACACTTGTGCTGCAACATGCTCCTCTCGTTGCGCAAGTGCTATTTTTTGGCGCCTTATTATCTGCCATCAAGAGTTGCGCGTCTGCCACGCTGCTTGCCCCATCAGTGACCTTTACCGAAAACATCATCAAGCCCATCCTGATTAAGCGCTTAAAAGGCGCCAGGCTTGCAGATCATGTGGTGCTCAACTATATGCGCGTGGTGACATTCAGCTTTACGCTACTCGTCACATTGTATGCAGTCAATTCGGAAGCAAGCATTTTTAGCATGGTTGAAAAAGCCTACCAAGTGACATTGGTCATGGCATTTGTTCCACTTGCTTGCGGTGTATATTGGAAGAAAGCGAATAATCAAGGCGCCCTACTTTCCATCTTTTTAGGGGTTGTCACCTGGTTAACATTATTGACGGTTGGTCCAGATGATCCATTTATTCCAGCACAATTAGCAGGGCTTATGGCAAGTGGCGTGGGGATGTTAGTTGGGTCATTGCTGCCAAAATATATTAAAGACCCTCCTAAGGAGCATCAACACGACTTCTTACACGAACATGCTGCACAAATACATCGGCATTAA